The genomic stretch ATCTGTACCTCCTTAGTTAGCTATCAAGAGCTTGTTTTTCCAGTATAGCCTAGAAAGAGTAGCCATTCAAGGGTATTCTAAGCCTGAATTGCCTTTTACGTATCCTTTTCCTCAGCCATGGAATACTAATTATAAGAATACGCAAAGGACTGATTTCATGGCTTCTATTGATGTTACCCCCTTAACCTCCACAGATTTACCTCCGCTGCTAACGGGAGTAGAAGCTCCAGCTTCTAACCCCGTTATTTCTTTTCCTGAATTACTCATCGTCGAAGAAAAGCTACGGGAATCCTTTCAGCGAGCAGGTGGCACGATCAAGGACTCCTGTCTGCAGCTGCTCTCCTCAGGAGGCAAGCGGTTGAGACCTCTCTTAACTCTACAGAGTGCTCAGTGCTTTGGCACTCTCAATATAGCCACTATTGATGCTGCGGTCGCCGCTGAATTGATTCATATGGCCTCCCTGATTCATGATGATGTCATTGACCACTCAGATCTAAGGCGAGGGGTCCGGACAATCAATTCCCAGCAAGGAAACCAAGTTGCTGTTTTGGCGGGTGATTATGTATTTGCCGAAGCCTTTCGTATCTTAGCGAGTAATCATCTGCTCACGTGTATGTCCTATCTTGTGGAGGCTATTCAAGCCATGTGCCACGGAGAGGTTCAACAAGCCTCCGAACACTATAATTTGACAATTGACCCTAGTCAATACTTTACCCGAATCGCGCAAAAAACCGGAATTCTTTTGTCAAGCTGTTGTGCCTCTGGTGCTGCCAGTGCCGGTGCCAGCCAAGCGGAAGTCGAATGCCTGGGGCTTTATGGCATGAACCTCGGATATGCCTATCAAATCATTGACGACATTCTGGATTTCACAGGTAATCCCCTTACTACGGGGAAGCCCGTAGCC from Desulfitobacterium dichloroeliminans LMG P-21439 encodes the following:
- a CDS encoding polyprenyl synthetase family protein, which translates into the protein MASIDVTPLTSTDLPPLLTGVEAPASNPVISFPELLIVEEKLRESFQRAGGTIKDSCLQLLSSGGKRLRPLLTLQSAQCFGTLNIATIDAAVAAELIHMASLIHDDVIDHSDLRRGVRTINSQQGNQVAVLAGDYVFAEAFRILASNHLLTCMSYLVEAIQAMCHGEVQQASEHYNLTIDPSQYFTRIAQKTGILLSSCCASGAASAGASQAEVECLGLYGMNLGYAYQIIDDILDFTGNPLTTGKPVAADLSNGNITLPVIYLLEKPLYGPWAAEILQKKERSPRDSQKILQALISSEALDEAFTTALYCAQTAVASLNFLPSSPAKTFLIKLAHTILYRKA